One genomic region from Desulfobacterales bacterium encodes:
- the yfcD gene encoding NUDIX hydrolase YfcD, with product MSDNEIVLIVDEHNQVVGAEPRSAMRRMNLPHRASYILVFDRRERLFIHKRTQSKDVFPGYYDIAGGGVVKKGETYRQSAERELFEELGIRGVPLTELFDCFYSDEHCRVWGRVYRCEYNGDMTLQKEEIESGRFMAVSDILTNTDSLKITPDSLLILQRYVRMQPTTLS from the coding sequence ATGAGCGATAACGAAATCGTATTAATTGTCGATGAACACAATCAGGTCGTCGGGGCTGAACCGCGATCCGCCATGCGCCGGATGAATCTGCCCCACCGCGCATCCTACATCCTGGTATTTGACCGCAGAGAGCGTCTTTTTATCCACAAGCGCACCCAAAGCAAGGATGTTTTCCCGGGGTATTATGACATTGCCGGCGGCGGTGTGGTGAAAAAAGGGGAAACCTACCGCCAGTCGGCGGAACGGGAACTGTTTGAAGAACTCGGCATCCGCGGCGTTCCCCTCACCGAACTCTTTGACTGTTTTTACAGCGATGAACACTGTCGGGTCTGGGGCCGGGTTTATCGCTGCGAATACAACGGCGATATGACGCTTCAGAAAGAAGAAATTGAAAGCGGCCGATTTATGGCGGTCTCCGATATTCTCACAAACACTGATAGTCTGAAAATCACTCCGGACTCCCTGCTAATCCTGCAGCGATATGTGCGGATGCAACCAACAACTCTGTCTTAA
- a CDS encoding phosphatase PAP2 family protein: MWPLIEKIDVSLFYLINTGGKNAFFDALMPFVSNEKNFYVPLLIAWLLFILAGSRVSQRIVLKLEKVNFPPLSIPLRQFAFVQTKIKLRIVAIAILALISFSEWISSGVLKPLFDRPRPYHSLSHVHLYDRMFKTWSVTPELKTIVRGESLSLPSSHATNIFAAAFFLSFFFRKLWPLFYLIAFLVGYSRVYLGVHFPFDVLIGSIAGTLCGLLLAGISRRVIQFALQLQQKGLLKKKQGV; encoded by the coding sequence ATGTGGCCATTGATCGAAAAAATAGATGTCAGTCTTTTTTATTTGATTAACACAGGCGGAAAGAACGCATTTTTCGATGCGTTGATGCCGTTTGTTTCAAATGAAAAGAATTTTTATGTGCCCCTGCTGATCGCCTGGCTGTTATTCATATTAGCGGGATCGCGGGTATCCCAGCGGATCGTTCTAAAGCTGGAAAAAGTCAACTTCCCGCCGCTCTCTATCCCGCTGCGGCAGTTTGCGTTTGTTCAGACGAAGATCAAGCTTCGAATCGTTGCCATCGCCATACTGGCACTGATATCTTTTTCAGAATGGATCAGCTCGGGCGTTTTAAAGCCGCTGTTCGACCGGCCCCGGCCCTATCATTCCCTGTCGCACGTTCATCTGTATGATAGAATGTTTAAGACTTGGAGTGTCACCCCTGAATTAAAAACGATTGTCCGGGGGGAATCCCTGTCACTGCCATCCTCTCATGCGACCAATATTTTTGCAGCAGCCTTTTTCTTAAGCTTTTTTTTCAGAAAATTATGGCCGTTGTTTTACCTGATCGCCTTCCTGGTGGGTTATTCCCGGGTCTATCTGGGGGTTCATTTCCCCTTTGATGTTCTCATCGGCAGTATTGCCGGGACACTTTGCGGGCTCCTGCTTGCCGGGATCAGCCGCCGGGTAATCCAATTTGCCCTGCAGTTGCAACAAAAGGGTCTATTGAAAAAAAAACAGGGCGTTTAA
- a CDS encoding pyruvate kinase alpha/beta domain-containing protein has protein sequence MQKSIVYFRQPGEQNTPQVIQKAKERALELGIKEVVVASTSGKTGVAMADALKGTGIRTVAVTHHYGSHEKGKWDVDPGHEAELKALGAAIVSQTHSFSGIEKAISRTSGGISRIEIVADTLRKLFGRGFKVAVEVAVMAADSGAISMQDDIIALGGSARGADVACVIRPAHSKDFFSLQVKEIIAMPQEK, from the coding sequence TTGCAGAAATCCATTGTTTATTTCCGGCAGCCCGGAGAGCAGAACACCCCGCAGGTAATCCAGAAAGCCAAGGAACGCGCCCTGGAACTTGGCATCAAGGAAGTCGTTGTTGCCAGCACCTCGGGGAAAACGGGTGTTGCCATGGCCGACGCGCTGAAAGGCACGGGGATCCGCACCGTAGCCGTGACGCATCATTACGGTTCCCATGAAAAAGGCAAGTGGGATGTGGATCCCGGTCATGAAGCCGAGCTGAAAGCACTGGGTGCAGCCATTGTTTCCCAGACCCACAGTTTTTCCGGCATCGAAAAAGCGATATCCAGGACCAGCGGCGGCATCAGCCGGATTGAAATTGTGGCAGATACCCTGCGCAAGCTGTTCGGGCGAGGATTTAAAGTAGCAGTTGAAGTGGCTGTCATGGCGGCCGATTCCGGCGCCATTTCCATGCAGGACGACATCATTGCACTGGGCGGTTCAGCCCGCGGCGCGGATGTGGCCTGCGTCATCAGACCCGCCCATTCCAAAGACTTTTTCAGCCTCCAGGTTAAAGAAATCATCGCGATGCCGCAAGAAAAATAG
- a CDS encoding glycosyltransferase family 2 protein — protein MKLSIIIPAYNEADRIVGTLTQTLAYLERQDYPSEVVVVSDGSKDETREVAGSFQTKGKVVLKALEYHPNRGKGYAVRYGMLRGSGDIIMFMDADYSVPIEAVERGLALIREGFDAAIASRALSGSVVTQHQNFFRELSAKLYTVIQNFYLGIRYPDTQCGFKIFTAPAARNLFAQQKLDSVIFDPEILWLAKLNNFKVAQFPVVWRHAENSRIQYDSLKKSLFVFQELFRIKKLHRRE, from the coding sequence ATGAAACTATCCATTATCATTCCGGCATATAATGAAGCGGATCGAATTGTGGGCACCTTAACCCAGACGCTTGCCTATCTGGAGCGGCAGGACTACCCGAGTGAAGTCGTCGTGGTCAGTGACGGCAGCAAAGACGAAACCCGCGAGGTTGCCGGCAGCTTCCAGACGAAGGGTAAGGTTGTCTTAAAGGCATTGGAGTATCATCCCAATCGGGGAAAGGGATACGCCGTCCGCTACGGCATGTTAAGGGGTAGCGGCGACATCATCATGTTTATGGACGCCGACTATTCCGTTCCCATCGAAGCGGTGGAAAGGGGCCTGGCCCTGATCCGGGAGGGATTTGACGCGGCGATTGCCTCGCGGGCGCTGAGCGGATCGGTGGTCACCCAGCATCAGAACTTTTTCAGGGAGCTTTCAGCCAAGCTTTATACCGTCATTCAGAATTTTTACCTCGGCATCCGCTACCCGGACACCCAGTGCGGGTTTAAAATATTTACCGCACCGGCCGCACGGAATCTCTTTGCCCAACAAAAACTGGACAGTGTTATATTTGACCCCGAGATTCTCTGGCTGGCCAAACTGAACAACTTTAAGGTTGCTCAATTTCCGGTGGTCTGGCGCCACGCTGAGAATTCGCGGATTCAGTATGACAGCTTGAAAAAATCGCTGTTTGTCTTTCAGGAGCTGTTCAGAATCAAGAAACTTCACCGGCGGGAATGA
- a CDS encoding ABC transporter transmembrane domain-containing protein, whose protein sequence is MKTVKLPKIKERHKYLLALIKENRFRLYLSIVSSILVAATTGATALLIKNVIDDIFIAKDVAMLWKLPFVVIGIFLIRGVGLYGQEYFMSYVGLNIIKRLRDSLYSRIQDLPLSFFHRMKTGVLMSRITNDVALIRSMVSDAVKAAFRDFFTIIGLTIVIFYRDWKLALIAIIILPVAFFPVFEFGRRVRRFTTRSQEAMAELFAFLHETFAGSKIVKAFGMEPHEKKRFFIKNRRLFDFEIKAVIAKALSPAIMELLAGVGVAFIIWYGGKSVFEGSSTLGTFSSFIGAVLMLYDPVKKISRVNNAIQEGLAAADRVFDIIETESDIRDPERPVKITPGPHSVMFKDVFFKYEGSDDTLILKNIDLNVSAGEILALVGMSGGGKTSLVNLIARFYDVSSGAVLIDGIDIRNAAIVSLRSQIAMVTQEPILFNDTVRNNIAYGNPDASAEAIENAARAAYAYDFVQSFPHQFDTTIGELGSRLSGGEKQRICIARALLKDAPILILDEATSSLDAESEKLVQKALENLMRGRTTFVIAHRLSTIAYAHRIIVISDGRIVEEGRHDELMARRGEYFKLYQMQFANETQAESHPDG, encoded by the coding sequence ATGAAAACTGTAAAACTGCCTAAAATAAAAGAGCGTCATAAATACCTGCTGGCGCTGATCAAGGAAAATCGCTTCAGGCTTTATCTTTCCATCGTCTCCAGCATACTGGTGGCGGCGACCACCGGGGCAACCGCGCTTTTGATCAAAAACGTCATCGACGACATCTTCATCGCTAAAGACGTCGCCATGCTCTGGAAGCTCCCCTTTGTGGTCATCGGTATATTTTTAATCCGCGGCGTCGGTCTTTACGGCCAGGAATACTTCATGAGTTATGTGGGGCTTAACATCATCAAGCGCCTGCGGGACAGCCTTTACAGCCGCATCCAGGATCTGCCCCTTTCCTTTTTCCATCGGATGAAAACCGGCGTTCTGATGTCGCGAATTACCAATGATGTCGCTTTGATCCGGTCAATGGTATCCGATGCCGTGAAAGCAGCCTTCAGGGATTTCTTTACCATCATCGGGCTGACAATTGTTATATTTTACCGCGACTGGAAGCTGGCACTGATCGCCATTATCATTTTGCCGGTTGCATTCTTTCCGGTTTTTGAATTCGGCCGGCGGGTACGTCGATTCACCACCCGAAGCCAGGAAGCCATGGCGGAACTGTTTGCCTTTTTGCATGAAACCTTTGCGGGTTCAAAAATTGTCAAGGCTTTTGGGATGGAGCCCCATGAAAAAAAACGCTTTTTTATAAAAAATCGGAGGCTGTTTGATTTTGAAATCAAGGCGGTCATCGCCAAGGCGCTTTCGCCGGCGATCATGGAACTGCTGGCCGGCGTCGGGGTTGCTTTTATCATCTGGTATGGCGGTAAAAGCGTATTTGAGGGCTCGTCTACCCTGGGAACATTTTCATCTTTTATCGGGGCGGTTCTGATGCTTTATGATCCGGTTAAAAAAATCAGCCGGGTCAACAATGCCATTCAGGAAGGTCTGGCCGCAGCAGACCGGGTCTTTGACATCATTGAAACCGAATCCGATATCCGGGACCCCGAACGCCCCGTGAAGATAACACCCGGTCCTCACAGCGTTATGTTTAAGGATGTTTTTTTTAAATATGAGGGGAGTGATGACACCCTGATCCTGAAAAATATCGATCTGAATGTTTCCGCCGGCGAGATTCTGGCGCTGGTGGGCATGAGCGGCGGCGGCAAGACATCCCTGGTCAATTTGATTGCGAGATTCTATGACGTCAGCAGCGGGGCTGTTCTTATCGACGGAATTGACATTCGTAACGCCGCTATCGTGTCCCTGCGCAGTCAGATCGCGATGGTTACCCAGGAACCCATTCTGTTTAACGATACGGTCCGCAACAACATCGCCTATGGCAATCCAGATGCATCGGCCGAAGCCATTGAAAATGCGGCCCGGGCGGCCTATGCCTATGATTTTGTCCAAAGCTTTCCGCACCAATTCGATACCACCATCGGCGAACTGGGCAGTCGGCTCTCCGGGGGTGAAAAACAGCGGATCTGCATTGCCCGGGCGCTGCTGAAAGATGCACCGATACTGATACTGGACGAAGCCACTTCATCCCTGGACGCCGAATCTGAAAAACTGGTACAAAAGGCCCTTGAAAATCTGATGAGGGGGCGAACGACCTTTGTGATCGCCCATCGGCTTTCCACCATCGCCTATGCCCACCGGATTATCGTGATTTCCGACGGCCGAATCGTCGAAGAGGGCAGGCACGATGAACTGATGGCCCGCCGGGGTGAGTATTTCAAACTTTATCAGATGCAGTTTGCAAACGAAACACAAGCAGAATCCCACCCGGACGGGTGA
- a CDS encoding lysophospholipid acyltransferase family protein, with amino-acid sequence MKKSSPPWFEELKWKLIGIFGKLLVDLLFKTTRIETIDFEKVASIIGSRRFIFAFWHSRILLISFLYQGWNAAILVSQSQDGEFIARTLQRQGHDTFRGSTTRGGLRALSQMIKNLKENRRPAGIIPDGPQGPRFKVQPGIIMLAKKTGLPIVPVTYSASRIKVFNSWDRFILPMPFAGCRIVYGDPVRVPENADPETVSACRLRLEEELCRITTSADRFYGHMIS; translated from the coding sequence ATGAAAAAATCATCACCCCCGTGGTTTGAAGAACTGAAATGGAAGCTGATCGGCATATTCGGCAAGCTGCTGGTGGATCTGCTGTTTAAAACAACCCGGATTGAGACCATCGATTTCGAAAAGGTAGCATCCATCATCGGAAGCCGCAGGTTTATCTTTGCCTTCTGGCATTCGCGTATTCTGCTCATCAGTTTTCTTTACCAGGGGTGGAATGCGGCAATCCTCGTCAGTCAATCCCAGGATGGAGAGTTCATCGCCCGAACGCTTCAAAGACAAGGCCATGATACCTTCAGGGGGTCAACTACGCGGGGGGGGCTGCGGGCGCTTTCTCAAATGATAAAAAATTTAAAAGAAAACCGCCGGCCGGCCGGGATCATCCCGGACGGGCCCCAGGGCCCGCGCTTTAAAGTTCAGCCCGGCATCATTATGCTGGCAAAAAAAACCGGCTTGCCGATCGTACCGGTCACTTACAGCGCCAGCCGCATAAAAGTATTCAACAGCTGGGACCGCTTTATACTCCCGATGCCATTTGCCGGATGCCGGATCGTTTATGGCGATCCTGTCCGTGTTCCCGAAAACGCTGACCCGGAGACGGTGTCCGCTTGTCGGTTGCGCCTGGAGGAGGAACTTTGCCGGATTACCACAAGCGCGGATCGTTTTTACGGTCATATGATATCCTGA
- a CDS encoding MFS transporter: protein MSGNRIHYGWIVIFMGLLTTIAAHGFGRMSYTIILPAMKDGLQFNYTQLGLLGTGNFVGYLTMAITGGFLAARYGTRIVITLALILMGITMMLTGLAQSFGFALTMRFLTGLGNGAAYVPAMALGSAWFVITRRGFATGIVSAGIGAGTLISGLLVPPILAAYGPSGWRFSWYILGGTVLLIAGVVSLLIRSRPDEKGLLPIGAIPQESASPAASAVKVSSLQWTDVYTMPSVWYLGIVYFFYGLSYIIYMVFFAAYLVKEMGLSPAWAGGLWALVGGLSVFCGVIWGSISDRLGRSRGAALAYLVLGISYLIFALIKNKYGFYLSAITFGLTAWSIPTIMAAAAGDFVGPRLAPAGLGFITLFFGIGQALGPAIGGFIADISRSFTIPFLAAAVISFAGMVFSLYLKAPGDRNNS, encoded by the coding sequence ATGAGCGGTAACAGAATTCATTACGGCTGGATCGTCATCTTCATGGGGCTCCTGACCACCATTGCCGCCCACGGCTTCGGACGGATGTCTTATACCATCATCCTGCCGGCCATGAAGGACGGCCTCCAGTTTAATTACACCCAACTGGGGCTGCTGGGCACCGGAAACTTTGTCGGGTATCTGACCATGGCCATCACCGGCGGATTTCTGGCGGCCCGCTATGGCACCCGCATCGTGATTACCCTGGCGCTGATCCTGATGGGCATCACCATGATGTTGACGGGGCTGGCCCAATCTTTCGGGTTTGCCCTGACCATGCGATTTTTAACCGGTCTGGGCAACGGTGCGGCCTATGTTCCGGCCATGGCGCTGGGTTCGGCCTGGTTTGTTATCACCCGGAGGGGGTTTGCAACCGGGATTGTTTCGGCCGGAATCGGCGCAGGCACGCTTATATCCGGTCTGTTGGTGCCGCCCATATTGGCCGCATACGGTCCCAGCGGCTGGCGCTTTTCCTGGTATATCCTGGGCGGAACGGTCCTGTTGATCGCAGGCGTCGTGTCTCTCCTGATCCGCAGCCGGCCGGACGAAAAGGGTCTTCTGCCAATTGGCGCCATCCCGCAGGAATCTGCAAGCCCGGCGGCCTCAGCCGTTAAGGTTTCCTCCCTTCAATGGACGGACGTATATACCATGCCTTCGGTCTGGTACCTGGGGATTGTCTACTTTTTCTACGGCCTGTCTTATATCATCTATATGGTTTTCTTTGCCGCTTATCTGGTAAAGGAAATGGGGCTTTCACCCGCCTGGGCCGGCGGGTTATGGGCGCTGGTGGGCGGGTTGAGTGTTTTTTGCGGCGTGATCTGGGGCAGCATCTCCGACCGTCTCGGCCGAAGCCGAGGTGCGGCTTTGGCCTATCTCGTTCTGGGAATTTCCTACCTCATCTTTGCCTTGATCAAAAATAAATACGGATTTTACCTGTCGGCAATCACGTTCGGACTGACCGCCTGGAGCATTCCCACCATCATGGCGGCGGCAGCCGGTGATTTTGTCGGCCCCCGCCTGGCCCCGGCCGGGCTGGGGTTCATCACCCTGTTTTTCGGAATCGGCCAGGCCTTGGGACCGGCCATTGGAGGTTTTATCGCCGACATCAGCCGGTCTTTTACCATCCCGTTTTTAGCGGCGGCGGTGATATCATTTGCGGGGATGGTATTTTCACTGTATCTCAAAGCGCCGGGGGATAGGAACAACTCCTGA